The DNA segment AACGATTCCCATGGCACTGCCTTGAATCAGCATTTCAGCCATATGGGAAGAAGTTTTGTCAATCAGAGTATTGAATTGAACGCCCATCCAAAGGCCAGTGTTTTCCATTAAATTAGAATCTCTAGGCTGTTCGCCTTGCTCCAATAAGAGGGTGGCAGCCTGTTCTTTTAATTGAGCATATTCCCCCAGGAATCTATGCAGTGTTTGGGAGAATCTAGGGTCATCCGATTTCTCCACCAATAGCTGAGTGCCCTTAATGCCCATGGAAGCATTCTGATAAACATTGTTCAGCATACTTATATCTTGCTTATTGAGATCCATACTTTACCACCTTTCAACTTTTCTATTAGTATTTGCCGGAATTTCCTTTATATCCAAGTTGAAAGAGTGATGGGTTAATTGGAGGTTTCAGAACTCTACAGGAACAGGGTGGGGTTTTCATATTGCCGCGCTGCTGGCCCCGCTGACCCGGATGCTGAACTTGTCTGCCCAGGATGCAATCGACAAGATGCATGCCAATCATCCTGCGTGGCGATTCTAGACCGCTTTCGAAGCAACTCAAGTACCCCGGATTTGATATTGGTAGACTCAAAGTCCAGGGTTCGTGCATAAAATGGGCTCCATGCAATCTATCCGATAAGGTAGAATAGGCCGCGAATTTTTCTTGCCACTACCGGTTAATTTGTTGGTAAAATAGCAAATGAGGGATAACCGTAAAAGGCTACCCCTCATTTCACTTTAGCTCAATAAAAACACATAACCCGAACGCTTCACCGAGAAAGTGAATGTTCGGGTTATGTACGTTTGGTGCAGATGGCGGGACTTGAACCCGCACGCCTTGTGAGCACTACCCCCTCAAGAAAGTGGTTATATGCTATAATGCTAAAGTGCATAAAAACATTTTAGTAAGGGGACGCAGAAAATGTATAGTAACTATTTTGAATGGTTGGATTTTTGGAATGGGTTCTATAAAAAAGCGAAGGTAAAGCCAAACACCTACAAGAATTCGTGCTTTTATGTGAACATTCTAAAGCGCCATACCTTGGATATCGCTCTGGATTTAATCGATGAGACATATTGTCAATCGATTCTCTTAAAGATGTATGATGAGGGCTATTCAAAAGGAACTATAAAAAAAATTGCAACTATTTTAAGACAATCTCTAGGTAAAGCTGAAAAACTTGCATATATATTAAAAAATCCTTGTACAGATTTAATTATACCACAGGCTAATGTCAAAAAAGTGTTGCCGTTGTCCCAAGAGGAACAGATACTTGTTGAAGGCGTCTGTTCTGAGGAAGCATTAGGTCACCTAGTTATTTTTATGCTATATACAGGACTGCGTAGAGGCGAATTGATAAACTTACAATGGAATAATTATGACCAAGAATCCCATAGTATACAGGTCACACAAAGTAAGACGGAGAATGGTATTAGAACGGTTCCGTTACTGAATATTGCTCAAAAGATTATCTGTGACCAAAGAGCTGGGAAAAACGATAATTATATCTTTCATGGCCTTGACGGTAAACAACTTACCAATTCCGCAATGAGAGAGTTATATAAGAGGATTCGCTTGCAGACAGGAAT comes from the Oscillospiraceae bacterium MB08-C2-2 genome and includes:
- a CDS encoding site-specific integrase, translating into MYSNYFEWLDFWNGFYKKAKVKPNTYKNSCFYVNILKRHTLDIALDLIDETYCQSILLKMYDEGYSKGTIKKIATILRQSLGKAEKLAYILKNPCTDLIIPQANVKKVLPLSQEEQILVEGVCSEEALGHLVIFMLYTGLRRGELINLQWNNYDQESHSIQVTQSKTENGIRTVPLLNIAQKIICDQRAGKNDNYIFHGLDGKQLTNSAMRELYKRIRLQTGIESFTNHVCRHTFATRLVEKKASPKSVATLLGHAKVEYALNIYAELEKKFIIQEIHLLESNA